Proteins from a single region of Phycisphaeraceae bacterium D3-23:
- a CDS encoding flagellar protein FlgN has product MDKRIARELAQLEATLTQSAERHEQLLSLMRRQRDALRQAQGEQVADLSRQENAVVQAISELEKRRLELVASLTVAVLPGATQPMRMRELAEQLPEPARGRLLVLREKLRERIVAVKEQSSVSRRASESLLSHMQGLVQSLSHVSARGAGYDRPGVSRHALPAIGTISMTA; this is encoded by the coding sequence ATGGATAAGCGTATCGCTAGAGAACTCGCGCAGCTGGAGGCGACGCTGACCCAGTCGGCCGAGCGCCATGAGCAGCTGTTGTCGCTGATGCGTCGTCAGCGCGACGCCCTGCGCCAGGCGCAGGGCGAGCAGGTCGCGGACCTGTCGCGGCAGGAGAATGCGGTGGTGCAGGCGATCAGCGAGCTGGAGAAGCGTCGGCTTGAGCTCGTCGCGTCGCTGACGGTGGCGGTGCTGCCGGGCGCGACCCAGCCGATGCGGATGCGCGAGCTGGCGGAGCAGCTTCCCGAGCCGGCGCGGGGCCGGCTGCTGGTATTGCGAGAGAAGTTGCGTGAGCGGATCGTGGCGGTGAAGGAGCAGTCGTCGGTCTCGCGTCGCGCGAGCGAGTCGCTTTTGAGTCATATGCAGGGGCTGGTGCAGTCGTTGAGCCACGTGAGCGCGCGCGGCGCGGGCTACGACCGGCCGGGCGTTTCGAGACACGCGTTGCCGGCGATCGGCACGATCAGCATGACGGCGTAG
- a CDS encoding rod-binding protein, with product MQVNPHNPSAGNAQQVLNAPGPSGLGEAPTPDAAKPFGEVLSAVSEELKAQAEKKSQEVRDAAEQLVATTFIMPLFSQLRNDPMASDMFHGGRGEAIFQQQLDQILSDRISTGAGFDLVDTVAAHFEGRPSGSTGEVDLLAAARSRVQHEPVVSEGVDLHG from the coding sequence ATGCAAGTGAATCCACATAATCCGTCTGCCGGCAATGCTCAGCAGGTACTCAACGCGCCGGGCCCGTCTGGTCTGGGTGAGGCGCCGACCCCGGACGCCGCCAAGCCGTTTGGCGAAGTGCTTTCTGCGGTATCGGAGGAGCTCAAGGCACAGGCGGAGAAGAAGTCGCAGGAGGTGCGCGACGCGGCGGAGCAGCTCGTGGCGACGACGTTCATCATGCCGCTGTTTAGCCAGCTGCGCAACGACCCGATGGCGTCGGACATGTTCCACGGCGGGCGGGGCGAGGCGATCTTCCAGCAGCAGCTCGACCAGATCCTGTCCGACCGCATCTCGACGGGCGCGGGGTTTGATCTGGTCGATACCGTCGCGGCCCACTTCGAGGGACGACCGAGCGGGTCGACCGGCGAGGTCGATTTGTTAGCCGCCGCGCGGTCCCGCGTGCAGCACGAGCCGGTCGTCAGCGAAGGGGTCGATCTCCATGGATAA
- a CDS encoding flagellar basal body P-ring protein FlgI, translating to MNAQGLRTTKMTGLFAAVLLLLTAGHAQATKIQDLVQIQGSVENVVTGYGLVVGLDGTGDAEVRSAYRPLVEAIGTRLDENATLDELMDSKSVALVYVQARITAEGARRGSEVSDVTIVSIGDADSLAGGVLVETVLFGPGRDADAYAVAQGRVSVTDDANLKHGALRGGAQMLRDLPAVSLDTNDRLHLVLNENNASWPLAVQLANVINGLFAPDGPPIAVAVDQRNVIVQLPEYQVEDPGPFITQILVTDIEPELIDATAKARVLIDADAGTISFSANVELRPTSISIASYTIALGMDEDGEPRKATLQELMDAFQMLNLPPEDRINIVRQLHAGGNLLADLEERS from the coding sequence ATGAACGCGCAAGGATTGCGGACCACGAAGATGACGGGCCTGTTTGCAGCGGTGTTGCTGCTGCTGACGGCGGGGCATGCACAGGCGACCAAGATACAGGACCTGGTGCAGATCCAGGGCTCGGTCGAGAATGTCGTCACGGGCTATGGGCTTGTCGTCGGGCTCGACGGCACGGGCGACGCCGAGGTGCGTTCCGCATATCGGCCGCTGGTCGAGGCGATCGGTACCCGGCTTGATGAAAACGCGACGCTGGATGAGTTGATGGATTCCAAAAGCGTCGCGCTGGTGTATGTGCAGGCGCGGATCACGGCCGAGGGCGCTCGACGCGGCAGCGAAGTGAGTGATGTGACGATCGTATCGATCGGCGATGCGGACAGTCTCGCGGGCGGCGTGCTGGTCGAGACGGTGTTGTTTGGCCCGGGCCGGGACGCCGACGCATATGCAGTCGCGCAGGGCCGGGTGAGTGTGACGGACGACGCGAACCTGAAGCACGGCGCGCTGCGCGGCGGTGCGCAGATGTTGCGCGACCTGCCGGCGGTATCGCTCGATACCAACGACCGGCTGCACCTGGTGCTCAACGAGAACAACGCTTCGTGGCCCCTTGCAGTACAGCTGGCCAATGTCATCAACGGCCTGTTCGCGCCCGACGGCCCGCCGATCGCGGTGGCGGTCGATCAGCGCAACGTCATCGTGCAGCTGCCCGAGTACCAGGTCGAAGACCCGGGCCCATTCATCACACAGATCCTCGTGACGGATATCGAGCCCGAGTTGATCGACGCGACGGCGAAGGCACGGGTCTTGATCGATGCGGACGCGGGGACGATCTCGTTCAGCGCGAACGTCGAGCTTCGGCCGACGAGCATCAGCATCGCCAGCTACACGATCGCGCTGGGGATGGACGAGGACGGCGAGCCGCGCAAGGCGACGCTGCAGGAGCTGATGGACGCGTTCCAGATGCTGAACCTGCCGCCCGAAGACCGGATCAACATCGTGCGCCAGCTCCACGCCGGCGGGAACCTGCTGGCCGACCTCGAAGAGCGGAGCTAG
- a CDS encoding flagellar basal body L-ring protein FlgH: MRKTTEKQSICALAMAMAAAAGGAAAQTSSLHDRDAGQSDQVAADRYGYSDDEAVRDDGPRLNPEVARYTSVYARRPDPDRYGVNDLVTIVVRESFDTQLESEASSEKSIDYIGGIRELPRLSLSDLLDLQIRPNTFPDGRVELDVGYESEFEGEGEYARSETMTGRITARVVDIRPNGTLVLEARKTLVNDGEEVSIVATGICRVQDITPDNTVLSTQLYDLFIDKQHEGELKDSTEKGFLSRLLDFVFPF; the protein is encoded by the coding sequence ATGCGAAAAACAACGGAAAAACAGTCGATCTGTGCATTGGCGATGGCGATGGCGGCGGCAGCGGGCGGCGCGGCGGCGCAGACCTCTTCGCTCCACGACCGCGACGCGGGCCAGAGCGACCAGGTCGCCGCCGACCGTTATGGATACAGCGATGATGAGGCCGTGCGCGACGACGGCCCACGCCTCAACCCCGAGGTCGCACGCTACACCTCCGTCTACGCCCGCCGGCCCGACCCCGACCGCTACGGCGTCAACGACCTGGTTACGATCGTCGTCCGCGAGTCGTTCGACACCCAGCTCGAATCGGAAGCCAGCAGCGAAAAATCGATTGACTACATCGGCGGCATCCGGGAGCTGCCGCGGCTCTCGCTCAGCGACCTGCTCGACCTGCAGATCCGGCCCAACACGTTCCCCGACGGGCGCGTCGAGCTCGACGTCGGCTACGAGTCCGAGTTCGAGGGCGAGGGCGAGTACGCACGCAGCGAGACGATGACCGGCCGAATCACCGCGCGCGTCGTTGATATCCGGCCTAACGGCACGCTCGTGCTCGAAGCACGCAAGACCCTGGTCAACGACGGCGAAGAGGTATCGATCGTCGCGACCGGCATCTGCCGGGTCCAGGACATCACGCCCGACAACACGGTCTTGTCGACGCAGCTCTACGACCTGTTTATCGATAAGCAGCACGAGGGTGAGTTGAAGGACTCGACGGAGAAAGGTTTCCTGAGTCGGCTGCTTGATTTTGTATTCCCGTTCTAG
- the flgA gene encoding flagellar basal body P-ring formation chaperone FlgA gives MRHDEPASTMHLIRPLLLLIALVALVCIAELASADTARVHEVTGSAGPGVTLGQVAELTGDYAETLADLEVGELLEDTNEAMITIDAIESALRGQGVSMGRLDLVGFGTCRVVRVDGPAAEPEEPEADPGVVANPDEPVTVHTPATVREEIVRQLSSGLELDRSSLEFTFRENDARLLQRSVVAGRYRVEPAFEIGLGSVTFRVYEYNGTQRRGESTVRVRVQQRVLAVVAVEPIQRTSIIARHQVRVREVLIDGGEGYVVDDTALVVGQVAARSLEPGDTVTAGAVQAPLAVRRRAIVDVTYLSNGVRINFAAKALEEGSVGETIEIEHDQTREQFSALIIGTNQVRVGVPIDESTGE, from the coding sequence ATGCGACACGATGAACCCGCTTCAACAATGCACCTGATCCGCCCGCTACTTCTGCTGATCGCGCTGGTCGCGCTGGTCTGTATTGCGGAGCTGGCGTCGGCCGATACGGCACGGGTCCACGAGGTCACGGGCTCGGCGGGTCCGGGCGTGACGCTGGGCCAGGTCGCCGAATTGACCGGGGACTATGCGGAAACGCTGGCCGACCTCGAAGTCGGCGAACTCCTCGAAGATACGAACGAGGCGATGATCACGATCGACGCGATCGAGTCGGCGCTGCGCGGGCAGGGCGTCTCGATGGGCCGGCTGGACCTCGTGGGCTTTGGCACCTGCCGGGTCGTGCGGGTCGATGGCCCGGCCGCGGAACCTGAAGAGCCCGAGGCCGACCCCGGCGTCGTCGCGAACCCGGACGAGCCGGTGACGGTGCATACCCCGGCGACCGTGCGCGAAGAAATCGTCCGGCAGTTGTCGTCGGGTCTTGAGCTGGACCGTTCGTCGTTGGAGTTTACGTTCCGCGAAAACGACGCTCGGCTGCTGCAGCGCAGCGTCGTGGCAGGGCGGTATCGGGTGGAGCCGGCATTTGAGATCGGGCTGGGGTCGGTGACGTTCCGGGTGTATGAATACAACGGCACACAGCGGCGCGGCGAGTCGACGGTGCGTGTGCGGGTGCAGCAGCGCGTGCTCGCGGTCGTCGCGGTCGAGCCGATCCAGCGCACATCCATCATTGCCCGTCACCAGGTGCGCGTCCGCGAGGTGTTGATCGATGGCGGCGAGGGATACGTCGTCGATGACACCGCGCTCGTGGTGGGCCAGGTCGCTGCACGGTCGTTAGAGCCGGGCGATACGGTCACGGCCGGGGCGGTGCAGGCGCCGCTCGCGGTCCGACGACGCGCGATCGTGGATGTGACGTACCTGAGTAATGGCGTGCGTATCAACTTCGCCGCGAAGGCGCTCGAAGAGGGCTCGGTCGGCGAAACCATCGAGATCGAGCACGACCAGACCCGCGAGCAATTCAGCGCGCTGATCATCGGCACCAATCAGGTCCGCGTCGGCGTCCCTATCGATGAATCCACCGGAGAATAA
- the flgG gene encoding flagellar basal-body rod protein FlgG, translated as MAIQALHSASTGMNALSTEIDVISNNLANVNTTGFKASRVNFEDLIYQQKRQPGVENGAGTAAPAGLQVGMGTKISNTQFDFSPGSPVVTGRPLDVYIEGDGFFEVEILGEFGGGTGYARAGNFFVNKDGDLVLGNAQGPRVPGVTISGDVQTIEISQSGEISITRPDNSITSAGNLQLNKFVNPAGLQSIGGNIYVETEISGPPTSGEPGQQGFGTLAQGQLESSNVNPVTELVSLIKTQRAFEMNSQTIQAADEVLQVVGNLRRF; from the coding sequence ATGGCCATCCAAGCACTCCACTCCGCCTCGACCGGGATGAACGCGCTCTCGACCGAGATCGATGTCATCTCCAACAACCTCGCCAACGTCAACACGACGGGCTTCAAGGCCTCGCGTGTGAACTTCGAAGACCTTATCTACCAGCAGAAGCGCCAGCCCGGAGTCGAGAACGGCGCGGGCACCGCGGCGCCCGCCGGCCTGCAGGTCGGGATGGGCACCAAGATCAGCAACACGCAGTTCGACTTCAGCCCCGGCTCGCCGGTGGTCACCGGCCGACCGCTTGATGTCTACATCGAAGGCGACGGCTTCTTCGAGGTCGAGATCCTCGGGGAGTTCGGCGGCGGCACGGGCTATGCGCGGGCGGGCAACTTCTTTGTCAATAAGGACGGGGACCTCGTGCTGGGCAACGCCCAGGGGCCGCGCGTCCCCGGCGTCACGATCAGCGGCGATGTCCAGACCATCGAGATTTCGCAGTCGGGTGAGATTTCGATCACCCGCCCCGACAACTCGATCACCAGTGCCGGCAACCTGCAACTCAACAAGTTCGTCAACCCCGCCGGGCTGCAATCGATCGGTGGGAATATCTATGTCGAGACCGAGATCTCCGGCCCGCCGACCTCCGGCGAGCCCGGGCAGCAGGGCTTCGGCACGCTCGCGCAGGGCCAGCTCGAATCGTCGAACGTCAACCCCGTGACCGAGCTCGTGTCGCTGATTAAGACGCAGCGCGCGTTCGAGATGAACAGCCAGACCATCCAGGCCGCAGACGAAGTCCTGCAGGTTGTGGGTAACCTCCGACGGTTCTAA
- a CDS encoding flagellar hook-basal body protein, producing the protein MNYGMHVAASGVLVNSHRLDVLANNLANVNTPGFKPQFSDVQERLPERLEDGPYEPGVARRMLEQIGGGVYAGQHQINFTPGAHVQTGQQLDVALSKTNSDTFFVVQAIDAKTGEATPHVTRDGRFLPNHEGEIVTQSGARVLDDRDKPIRVPDGTADIGISRGGEITFRDEVGGELGRAQLQVARVDTAGLEHRGAGLFAMATGDTRQEVDSPDVHQGHYEGSGTNAISTMMEIVAATKAASGNANMIRYHDQMMNQSINTFARLA; encoded by the coding sequence ATGAACTACGGCATGCACGTCGCCGCGTCGGGCGTCCTGGTGAACTCACACCGGCTCGATGTCCTGGCCAACAACCTGGCCAACGTCAACACGCCCGGCTTCAAGCCGCAGTTCAGCGATGTCCAGGAACGCCTGCCTGAACGGCTCGAAGACGGGCCGTACGAGCCCGGCGTCGCGCGGCGGATGCTCGAACAGATCGGGGGCGGCGTCTACGCGGGCCAGCACCAGATCAACTTCACGCCTGGAGCGCACGTCCAGACCGGGCAACAACTCGACGTCGCGCTCTCCAAAACCAACAGCGACACATTCTTTGTTGTGCAGGCCATCGACGCGAAGACCGGTGAGGCCACGCCGCACGTGACACGCGACGGCAGATTCCTGCCCAACCATGAAGGCGAGATCGTGACCCAGTCCGGTGCTCGCGTGCTCGACGACCGCGATAAGCCGATCCGCGTTCCCGATGGCACCGCAGACATCGGCATCAGCCGGGGAGGCGAGATCACGTTTAGAGACGAGGTCGGCGGCGAGCTCGGCCGCGCGCAGTTGCAGGTCGCGCGGGTCGATACCGCCGGGCTCGAACACCGCGGCGCGGGGCTGTTCGCGATGGCGACCGGCGACACGCGCCAAGAAGTCGATAGCCCCGATGTGCACCAGGGCCACTACGAGGGCTCGGGCACCAACGCGATCTCCACCATGATGGAGATCGTCGCCGCGACCAAGGCCGCCTCGGGCAACGCCAACATGATCCGCTACCACGACCAGATGATGAACCAGTCCATCAACACCTTCGCGCGCCTCGCGTAG
- a CDS encoding ATP-binding cassette domain-containing protein — MPNLQTPAIEARDLVLRRGTTTILDRVCCTIPRGQAAAILGPNGCGKTTFARLLVGQLFPTAGALTVLGQTLGQTDIRALRKRVGLVNPTTDAGSAHVTGAVVDASLSTTDAVCTGYFATVGLYDRPSKPQREHARHLLTSVGLAHRLDHTLGTLSTGEQRRALIARALVHTPELLILDEPTAGLDLRGREQVLATVDRLLASPAPPAVLMITHHVEELPKQTAQVFLMQQGQFVAQGPPEAVLTPEQLSAVFGCKVFVQQRHGRYWLEVLPEAWLDLVE, encoded by the coding sequence ATGCCCAACCTACAAACCCCCGCCATCGAAGCACGCGACCTCGTCCTGCGGCGCGGGACGACGACGATACTCGACCGTGTCTGCTGCACGATCCCGCGGGGCCAGGCGGCCGCGATCCTTGGGCCCAACGGCTGCGGCAAAACCACCTTCGCCCGCCTGCTCGTGGGACAGCTCTTCCCCACCGCCGGGGCGCTCACCGTGCTGGGACAGACACTCGGACAGACCGACATCCGCGCGCTGCGCAAGCGCGTCGGCCTGGTCAACCCCACTACCGACGCGGGCAGTGCACACGTCACCGGGGCAGTCGTCGATGCGTCGCTTTCGACAACCGACGCCGTCTGCACCGGCTACTTTGCGACGGTCGGGCTGTACGACAGACCATCCAAGCCCCAGCGCGAGCACGCCCGGCACCTCCTCACCAGCGTCGGCCTCGCGCACCGACTCGACCACACCCTCGGCACCCTTTCCACCGGCGAACAACGACGCGCCCTCATCGCCCGCGCCCTCGTGCACACCCCCGAGTTGCTCATCCTCGACGAGCCCACCGCCGGCCTCGACCTCCGCGGCCGAGAGCAGGTCCTCGCCACCGTCGACCGCCTCCTCGCATCGCCCGCCCCACCGGCCGTTCTGATGATCACCCACCACGTCGAGGAGCTGCCCAAACAAACCGCGCAGGTCTTCCTCATGCAGCAAGGCCAATTCGTCGCGCAGGGCCCCCCGGAAGCGGTGCTGACGCCCGAACAGCTTTCCGCGGTGTTCGGCTGCAAGGTCTTCGTGCAACAACGGCATGGCCGTTACTGGCTCGAAGTCCTGCCCGAGGCGTGGCTGGATTTGGTGGAATAG
- a CDS encoding heavy metal translocating P-type ATPase, translating into MKTTELHVGGMHCASCVAHVEKALAKVEGVETVAVNLTTERAAVSGRGLVVSHLTRAVTAAGYDAEPLGDNEASSTPRVDDNRRKRVNPRATALPRALWTLPIALALMAAHMAGLHHGAWPWLQLAGASLLMAVLGGPFFRGMLKGLRHGRADMDTLIALGSGVAYATSVVALFTGGLVSGGHFGTAGAILWFITLGHALEHKARRSAASAISGLRDLAPETATVVRFGKEHETPIAKINTGDTVLVKPGGRIPLDGKVSSGSSTIDQAMITGEPEPIDVKEGDRVFAGTINQTGSLKFTVTATGGQTLLGQIVEMVEQAQTNKAGVQRLADRVAGVFVPAVIAVALTTLVGWGLVKHDWASGLSNMIAVLIVACPCALGLAVPTAILVGTGIGARRGILIKDPAALERAGKLTHILLDKTGTLTTGKPQVTDIVPLDAGLDERALLRYAAGVEQDSEHPIGKALVKHYETTTSRDSETSRDREGADQHCGQSLPQGPLPDGRGSLMASPIDLPPVTNFTSLTAAGVRGSVEGKVITVGRLGALREHGVTIPDGFEQQVDQRLRASRTVVAVAIDNTAVGILGLADEVRPEAPDAVAALKKLGLTVVMLTGDAQRAADQVARRLDITRTLAEVKPADKRNEILRLHGMGKSCAMVGDGINDAPALAEADIGIAIGGGTDIARDAGHVVLVGSDLMNLPAAVRLGRATMHRIVFGLLWASIYNIFLIPLAVIGIIHPMFAALAMSLSSVSVVLNALWLRWRWED; encoded by the coding sequence GTGAAGACGACAGAACTCCACGTCGGCGGGATGCACTGCGCCAGCTGCGTCGCGCATGTCGAGAAGGCGCTGGCCAAGGTCGAGGGCGTCGAAACCGTCGCGGTCAACCTCACCACTGAACGTGCCGCCGTGTCGGGCCGGGGTCTCGTCGTGTCTCACCTGACACGGGCCGTGACGGCCGCAGGCTACGACGCGGAACCGCTGGGTGATAACGAAGCCTCGAGCACACCCCGCGTCGACGACAATCGACGCAAACGTGTCAACCCCCGAGCGACCGCGCTCCCGCGCGCGCTGTGGACGCTGCCGATCGCGCTCGCGCTGATGGCCGCGCACATGGCGGGGCTGCACCACGGCGCCTGGCCTTGGCTCCAACTCGCGGGCGCGTCGCTGCTGATGGCCGTGCTCGGCGGGCCGTTCTTCCGCGGCATGCTCAAAGGCCTCCGCCACGGCCGGGCCGACATGGACACGCTCATCGCGCTGGGCAGCGGCGTCGCCTACGCCACAAGTGTCGTCGCGCTCTTCACCGGCGGGCTTGTTTCCGGGGGGCACTTCGGCACCGCCGGCGCGATCCTCTGGTTCATCACACTCGGCCACGCGCTCGAACACAAGGCCCGCCGGTCCGCCGCGTCCGCGATCTCCGGGCTGCGCGACCTCGCGCCCGAGACCGCCACCGTCGTCCGCTTCGGCAAGGAACACGAAACACCGATCGCCAAAATCAACACAGGCGACACCGTCCTCGTCAAGCCCGGCGGCCGCATCCCGCTCGACGGCAAGGTGTCGTCGGGCTCCAGCACGATCGACCAGGCCATGATCACCGGCGAGCCCGAGCCGATCGACGTGAAAGAGGGCGATCGCGTCTTCGCCGGGACGATCAACCAGACGGGCTCGCTCAAGTTCACAGTGACCGCGACGGGTGGGCAGACGCTGCTCGGTCAGATTGTCGAGATGGTCGAGCAGGCGCAGACCAACAAGGCCGGCGTGCAGCGCTTAGCTGACCGTGTCGCCGGGGTGTTTGTCCCCGCCGTCATCGCGGTCGCGCTGACGACGCTCGTCGGCTGGGGCTTGGTGAAGCACGACTGGGCCAGCGGCCTGAGCAACATGATCGCGGTGCTCATCGTCGCGTGCCCGTGTGCGCTCGGGCTCGCCGTGCCGACCGCCATCCTGGTGGGCACGGGCATCGGCGCACGGCGGGGCATCCTCATCAAAGACCCCGCCGCGCTCGAACGGGCCGGCAAACTCACACACATCCTGCTCGACAAGACCGGCACGCTCACCACCGGCAAGCCGCAAGTCACCGACATCGTCCCGCTCGATGCAGGCCTCGACGAACGTGCATTGCTGCGCTACGCCGCCGGCGTCGAGCAGGACAGCGAGCACCCGATCGGTAAAGCACTGGTGAAGCACTATGAAACAACCACGAGCCGCGATTCCGAAACGAGCCGCGACCGTGAGGGAGCGGATCAACACTGTGGTCAATCCCTACCCCAGGGTCCGCTCCCTGACGGTCGCGGCTCGTTGATGGCAAGCCCTATCGATTTACCGCCCGTCACCAACTTCACTTCCCTCACCGCCGCGGGCGTGCGCGGCAGCGTCGAGGGCAAGGTCATCACCGTCGGCCGACTCGGCGCGCTGCGCGAGCACGGCGTCACGATCCCCGACGGCTTTGAGCAGCAGGTCGATCAGCGCCTGCGCGCGTCGCGCACCGTCGTCGCCGTCGCCATCGACAACACGGCCGTCGGCATCCTCGGCCTCGCCGACGAGGTCCGCCCCGAAGCGCCCGACGCCGTGGCGGCGCTCAAAAAACTCGGGCTCACGGTCGTCATGCTCACCGGCGACGCCCAACGCGCCGCCGACCAGGTCGCGCGCCGCCTCGACATCACCCGCACCCTCGCCGAGGTCAAGCCCGCCGACAAACGCAACGAGATCCTCCGGCTGCACGGCATGGGCAAGTCTTGCGCGATGGTGGGCGACGGCATCAACGACGCCCCCGCGCTCGCCGAGGCCGACATCGGCATCGCGATCGGCGGCGGCACCGACATCGCACGGGATGCGGGCCACGTCGTCCTCGTCGGCAGCGACCTGATGAACCTCCCCGCCGCCGTCCGGCTCGGCCGGGCAACCATGCACCGCATCGTCTTCGGCCTTCTCTGGGCAAGCATCTACAACATCTTCCTGATCCCCCTCGCCGTGATCGGCATCATCCACCCGATGTTCGCGGCGCTCGCGATGTCGCTGAGCTCGGTGAGCGTGGTGCTCAACGCGCTGTGGCTGCGGTGGCGGTGGGAGGACTGA